In the genome of Impatiens glandulifera chromosome 6, dImpGla2.1, whole genome shotgun sequence, the window CAGAAGTGAGACAAAATCTAGACAGCGAGGATTCACTTCCAGATCACAAATTCAGGAaacaagtaaaataaaataacagaaaaaggAGACTGGATGTGTGTATGAACGGAGTATGAAACTACTAACTGAGTTCCTTCGGAATCCCAATTGGCAATGTGATATATCAGAGAGCTCTTATACCTaaccaaaaacataataaaGTCAAGATCCATATAGACTTTTCCCACCATAAGGCCAGCCTATTGTCACACTTTTACAGTACAGGCAGCCTAATATAAAAAGTGTGAATATTGAATagataattcatatttaatagttaattataaGCAGTTCAAAGTAGTTATGCTAGTAGTTTActagttaattagttagttattaGTAGTCATTTTCAATTATGATAAGTAGTATAAATAAGTAATTGTAATATGGATAATGATATGTTGAATTGTTATTGAATGAACTTGAATAGTTTCTCTTCTCATCTAGGCCTTTCAGACATTCTTCTGGCCTCTCATCCCCGTTCTTCTAACTTTTCATCTATACTTTATGACAATTCTAACAATTATAGTTTGGTATCTGTTTTGGTATGTTGTTTTATCAACTTGCTAAGAATACAATTAATAGTACATTTGGCATAACCACTTGCTAAAAATTTGGATCACAATCCAAAAAAAATCACCTTTTGGCCTAGTGTTCCAAATGTGGTGAAATGTCATAAAGGACTTTATTTTTATTCCTTATCCTCCAACGTAATAATCAATATATAGTAAGGGTAAAATGGTAAAAATCTGAatagaaaaaatcaatttctacTAAATGAAGTTTCATCCAATTCAATCACGTTTTCCATACCAGATGCAAAAAGAGAACCATTTTCACGACTTTTCAATGTGATTGTAATGGAGATCCTGAAAAAAtaccaattttcaaataaactcaattGTATCACATACGATGCTGGCCATAGGTTGATTGTGATCGAAGGAGAAACTAATTACTATGTTTCATCAAAATGTACAGGATGAGGAGCAGCCAATCAAAAATACACATCCACTTAGACACTTTAGAACAATCCAACAAGAAAAGCAACACAGGCTAATAAAAGAGAAGACAAATAAGTGggaaatataaaatgaatcttagaaaataaatttgttatccGCTTACTTGATCTAAGAAATATTTGGAAACATCTGGAAGGTTATGAAGCTCCTCTCTTCTCTTATACGTTTCCTGAATGGCAGTATCCTTCCATATCTCGTCCACAACTGGAGCATATTCACGTGTGGCAGCTGGAAAGAACGCATCCATGTCTCCAGTGGCCATGATATTCAGTAACCAGTCAGAGAAATGTTTCAACCTTGAGTTGATGGAATAGACACATAACTCACTTTTACTGCCACTTGTTTCACCTGAAAATATTTCACAATTGGTTAATGTATAATTATGAAGCCAAAGATGCAAACAACTTCAGGAAATGGAACAGGAGAAGATTTGTGATGCAAACACTAAAGAGTCAATCAAGACAATGAAGAAAATGTTAGAActcattctaattattttaaggGTTCTTCATTTGGAATTGACAAACGCACAAACAAGCAGTAAAAGCATTAGGAACACTCATACAAATAGAagctattttattttatgttttgctCTTTCTAATAGAAgctatagaatatatatatatatatatatattaaaaaaaagtaatatagtCCCTATATAACAAGATATGAATGGGTTGTTTTGTTACCAAACTTGTTTTCATGTTGAATTATGATATGAACAATCTACATTTATTATGCTTGTCAAAAATcacaatgatttaaaaaataatctgacGTGATCAAGAAAAAATCTcaataccaaatgaagcaaaaaattacattattatttggatcataataataaaataatttgtataccaaatgaagcaacaaCAATTAcactataatatgtattatcaataaaaaaaaaatcaattcaattttaactttggtgatttggttaagtgtgtttgcgggctatgtgttGAACCCCCTTGTGGCCACATTTTTAATTCCCAAAAAAACATTCTATGGACGCTCATTTACAGGtagtagaaaaaataaaaggcCATCACAAGTCCAATTCAACAAAGAGACCAGCAGTTTTTCCAACTACAAATTACATTAATCACTGGCTACAAACCATGGGCAATTTCGGATACCCACACAAATAACAGAAGAAAGGAGATGTCTAGACTTAAACAAAGAGTTGAAATAATAAAGGTAACACCATTCAGCTTTTACAGAAGGAGATGGAAATATAATGAAAACAGGTTGAAAAGAAAAAGGTGGTTAGTCCTTAAACCTTTTTTTCGAGCACGGTCATAACATGACTGGGATTCTCTTTTGAGGAAAACACCAAAGTTGTTAGACTATTCTCTAAGGCTATGTTTGAATAGGAATTAGACTTTTTCTCTAAGGCTGTGTTTATTCAggtataatttgaattaataaattccAATTATACAAGAATTGGTTTAAAGAATGAGATAACATATACGACAACCAGTTGAAAAGAAAAAGGTGGTTAGTACTGAATTCTCCCTTTTCGAGCACGACCATCGCATGACTAGGATACATTTGAATaggaataatttgaatttgaaatggaattgaaattaaattccATTTATATGAGAATTGGTTACATAACGAGATGACATATAACAAAAACAGGTTAAGAAAAAGGTGGTTAGTCCCTAATCCTCCCTTTTCGAGGACGGAGATCACATGACTAGGATTCTCTTAAGAGGAAATCACCAAGGTTGCTAGACTTTTCTCTAAGGCTGTGTTTGATAGgtataatttgaattagattttaaattccAATTATATGAGTTTTGGTTTAAAGAACATGATATCATATACGACAACTGGTTGAAAAGAAAAAGGTGGTTAGTCCCTAATCCTTCCTTTTCGAGCAAGGACATCACATGACTAGGATTCTCTTTTGAGGAAATCACCAAGGTTGTTAGACTTTTCTCTAAGGCTTCTCTAAGGCTGTGTTTGAATAGgtataatttgaattagattttaatttccAATTATATGAGAATTGGTTTAAAGAACGAGATAACATATAAGACAACcgattgaaaagaaaaaaattgttagttCCTAATCCTCCCTTTTCGAGCACGGACATCACATGACTAGGATTCTCTTTTGAGGAAATCACCAAAGTTGCTAGACTTTTCTCTAAGGTTACGTGTGAATAGGTATAAtttgaattggaattagaaCTATAATTTAAATTCCAATTATATGATAATTGATTACAGAACGAGATGACATATAACAATTAACCcgttgaaaagaaaaaaaggtgGTTAATCCCTAATCCTTCCTTTTCGAGCACATTGATCACATGACTAGGATTCTCTTTTGAGGAAATCACCAAGGTTTCTAGACTTTTCTCTAAGGCTGTGTTTGAATAGGTAtagtttgaattagattttaaattccAATTATATGAGGATTGGTTTAAAGAACGAGATAACATATACGACAACTGGTTTAAAAGAAAAAGGTGATTAGTCCATAATCCTCCCTTTTTCAGCACAGCCATCACATGATTAGGATTCTTATTTGAGGAAATCACCAAAGTTGCTAGACTTTTCTCTAAGGCTAAGTTtgaattggaattaaaatttaaattccaaTTATATGAGAACTGGTTACAGAACGAGATGACATATAATAGAAACCGgttgaaaagaaaaaagtgGTTAGTCCTTAATCCTCCTTTTTTGAGCACGGACGTCACATGACTAGGATTATCTTTTGTGGAAATTATCAAGGTTGATAGACTTTTCTCTAAGGTTGTGTTTGAATAggtataatttgaatttgaatttaaattccAATTATATGTGAATTGGTTTAAAGAACGAGATAACATATACGACAACCGGTTGAGAAAAAGGGATTAGTCCCTAATCTTTCCTTTCCGAGCACGGCCATCACATAACTAGGATTATCTTTTAAGGAAATCATCAAGGTTGATAGACTTTTCTCTAAGGTTGTGTTTGAATAggtatcattttaattttaattccaattatATGTGAATTGGTTTAAAGAACGAGATAACATATACGACAACCGGTTGAAAAAAAAGGGATTAGTCCCTAATCTTTCCTTTCCGAGCACGGCCATCACATAACTAGGATTCTCTTTAAAGGAAATCACCAAAGTTGCTAGACTTTTCTCCAAGCCTACGTTTTGAATAGGTAATTTAAAATGGAATTAGAGTTTAAATAACTTTAACATCTATTCCATTTACGGTTTTGGGGTGAATATTAAAGAAAGGTGGAATGAAATTTATTGTcaaaaaatccttaaaaaataatagagaaagagaaaataagtatgattatgttGATTAATATTGAGCTtgatcaaagaaaaaaaaacattataaagtAAGGGTACTCGGGGATTGTGTAGTTAAAAAGAAAGTGACCCAACTCAACAAATAATTTGGACTTGCCTTTTAAAATTCAAGATCTTTAATTTTTCTGATAAATACAAGAAGTTGATGGATAATACTATTTTTTCAGGGTTTAATAACTTATAGTGCAGGGTATGTAACATTGGAGTCGGCCGAGTTGATTGTAATCATTTTGCTTATTAAAAAGGTGAATTTTTATAGCATAAAAATGAGTGAACTCGAAATGCGTTCACAAATACTAgcaaaatgaaaagaaagtaTAGGAAAGtcaaaagaaaaccaaaaaaCACAATTAGATCCCAATCAACTCAAAGATATCTCATCTTGTGCAGGTCCCTTTTCAATTGTAGCAAAAGAGTGgagaaaaatatcatttatccTTTCATTCCATTCTCTATACATTGTACTGGTATGATACAATGTTCTGTTCCAACACCAATGTTACCTTACACTATTAAGTTATTGTAGAAGACATTTAAGTTATTGTAGAAATTGTAATGGGGAAATGTCAAAACTCAATAACCTTTAATATCTAAGGTAATGTCACAAACATCAAAGCAGAATAGGTCTAGACATAAAGACAAGAACATTTCACAATACATATGATGTGTCACTTTGCCTTGCATCATTTAAAAATGTGTGCACTATGGGGATATGTGCACATAGGCTCATGAATATCATGTTTCTATACAACAATGACAAAGCTTCATGCAATATTATCAACAATTGATTCATTTCTAAGGAATTGTGCTTCaataagggcttgtttgatgtggattatttggattaaatcaaaataaaacaatatcaCATCAGCAGTCACTTCTtccatcaaatcatcaactagaATACACAAAATAATCTTACCTTATTCATTATAACATTTTAGAATAGTAAATACTAAAGATATTGTGGTCATTTGACCCAAATAAaacactttttcatcaaacaagatttttcgAAAAAATCAACTTGTTTTGAAATAAACCCAGAACAAACAAGCCCCAATCTTCCCCTCCCAAAGGCATAATTCTTTCATTCGGTAGTGTTGTTGAGTTTGTGGTATTTCTTTTCAGAGAACATGCTACCATTTCTTAATCAAAGATGTCTATTGATTCTAGAAACTCCCTATTCATTGACCTATTTTTTCCAGTGCAATAAAGACAATTTCGATAATATTATATGGTAATTATGAAGTTATAAACTGATTAAGCAGGTTGAAACAATTCGTTGCAGTTTGTCTCATGATATTGACTGAGAATAGAGAAAATGTGAAGCTACATAACATTTATTTGCAATAGTGTAACACCATTTGCTACAAATATAGCTAGCTGTAGGAGTTTCTCACCTCTAATTCCTCTCTGGGACAGGAAAAAACTCGCATGTTACATTAAGTTTAGTGCTAGACACAAGGAAGAACTATAACATACAACAAACTAAACCAACTAAGAAGCAACAATATCTAAGTAGAAGCAGGTTAAATGGAGTCCAACACTTAAGGGCAAGTTAAactcctaaaatattttaatacctCTTAAGGCAATGCCTTAGATTCCTGTTATTGAAAACAAGTCATTTATAATACTTCAATGCcaaatataaagtataattttCCTGATCATATCACTATATGCATTCATCCAAATGCCCAAATGGGGTAAAGATGAGGTTTCTGATATGATTTATGAAGACAAACTACCTTCTTTTATCTCAGTTTCAACTAAACAATCATGCAGAAACAATATCATGTGACTGGTAGGAAAAGAAAGGGAGCTATTTTCAGGTCTCAAACAATGTGCAATGTTGATAATACAAGACTTAAACCTGGACCAGAATTTTCAGCATCCACAGTAGTTGCTTTTTGCATTTCCAAAGCCTCGTCTTCAAAACGCTCTCTCCCTTCAAGAATAACACTTAAGTATTTGTACATGTTACTTTGGATCATAAGCTTAATGTTATGCAACTCTTCAGTGCTGAACTTGATATCATATAAAAATTTGGCCTGTTCAAGTAAAGATGTAAGCTTGTCATTcacttgaatatatatttttacaaatattctATCACCCCAATTCATTGATAATTTTGTCATGcataataagagaaaaatatttccTGATAATACAAAATCAAGACGAGCAATCACAATCTTGGATGTATATACTCTTCACTCattgaattaaacttaatttagtaCGATCAAAATGATAAATGTGACTCATACAAATTCATTTACTTAGTGCCTTAAACACCAGAATTACTTCCACTAATGGCACACTAGAATAATAttcatatacatataaaaagaGACCACAACTATCATGTCCAGACCcaagtaataaaatataatactatACATCTGGCTCTAAATTTGGATGAAGTGAATTTGTCTGACATGCTTAACATTTCATAATATCAGATGTACCTGCTTGAAGATTGTGCTTGTCCCACAACCCTCTAATCCAGTCAGTAGGACTTTATAAGTCCTTCCATGGTCCAGATGGTCTGGCAGAGACCTTCCGGAATATGCCGTTGGATCTTCTTTTGGCAAAACTGGATTTGTTGGTGGCACAGGCAACGATAATAATGAACTAAAGAAACGAGTAGATGCCTGCCTAGCAAAAACCAATTAGAAGCATTTTAAATTACCGTTCAATAAGATATGAAGAAACTATATTTGTGATGGATGGTGATAGAACCTTGCTCCATATGTTTCCCTTTATGTTGTTTTGACCTTCTTCCTCATAGGATCCATCATCGTACACCCAAAAATGGGTATCCCTAGGGCACTGTACTTTTGCCaactgaaatataaattataaagatgaGTACTCATTACTAACGGGAACATAACTTGTAAAGTCTAGTCACTTGAAATTGGAAGCAACTGTTTAGTATCTCAAAACTTGTTAAACCCTGATGGGCTTGGGTTCAACCCCATTAACCCACCATCAATACGTAGAAAATATAAGAGTAACTTTGAATTTTCAATTTAACACGGTTGCATACATCGGTTCTTACAACAGTCAATAAACATAGTAACCAAACCTATTAACCAAGTTGCTTTGAACTCCTATTAATGATCAACTATGATAATAAAGCAAATCCCATGAATGATCAGCTCTTTTCACTATATGACAACAGTTATTCATCCTAAATGAAAGAATCTTAACAATACTGTTACCAAGTTGCCATCCATAACTGGATGCAGAAAATGGAATTTACTCTAGACATTAAGATAAATGCCAGAAATGACATCTTACAGCTAAAAGGCACATACAGAACAATCATGGCACATggataagaaaaaataaaactagGTTCTCTTTCAGTTGAAGTAAGAACGGGCCAGGAGTTGAAGCACACTCTACCTTAAGAACTCTCAGCTCAGTTTTCGTGATTTCACGGCCATTTATGAAGACTTTTGTGTTCCCGTTGCTTGAATCAGTTCGCAATTTACCTCCAACATTTAACTTTGAAGTTATAATCCTATCAGGCTTCTCTCCTTCCTGAAAATATAAAACTGATGATCAAGAAAGCAATTTGCTAATAACAATCTCAAAACATAACAATGTTCTGTAATTTACCTTTCCCCAAAGTCCAGAATCTTTGTCATACCAGTACCTCCCAGGTTTCAGCTTTTGAGGGGGATTTTGACATCCCAATATTTCACCCAACTCTTCCTGGCGCAGCTGTCTGCCATTCACGAAAAGTTGCTCAGGTCTCAACTGATTTGCAGGACATTCCCTTTCCGCCTTCATAATCAACTGAACTTCCAAAGTACTACAGACTTTCGACAACATCCTAGAACATTTCCCCAAACTAGAACGCCTTGACTCATCTATCGGAAGACCAATGCAGGGCACACACTTCCTCCCCTCCGGCATTGATCCCATAGCTTTAAGCACGCAATTGTTACAATATCTAGCATCACACACAATGCAAACCTCCCTTTCTCTTAACCTACTTGGTCTCTGACACCTACTGCAAGTTCCAGACCTTCTCTGCAGCCAATTCTCTCTTTTCCTAACTGCAATCGGCGAAGCTACAGAGTCTGTTACACTCGACCGCGGCGACGAAACATCTCCATCCTCTTCTCCATCCTCCTCATCCCTATCTGTATCAAATGTCACTATATGCGCTCGTCTTCCTTCCTGATTCCCAATCGGATCAACAGTAGGCGAACCTAACCTATCCTCTTCTTCCGCTTCTTCCGCTTCTTCGCGGCCACCTCTTGAATCTAGATCCTCGGTTCTGAAATCATTCGTCTGACTAACAACGGAACCACCTCCATTTCTAACACGAGACGACTGAGGAACCTTATTCGGGAAAGAAATCGGTACGGCAACAGGAACAAGAGAAGGAAAATCAGAACCTGAAACGATCGAAGCAGTCTGGATGGAAACTGATTCGAATTCGATCGGATCAACGCGAGGAACAGTGTAGGAAACCGGAGGTCCATCATATTCAACGGCGATTGAGTAATCAAGATGTTCTTCATCAGGTAAAGGAGCTCCGACCGGTAACATTCTACGAAGAGCTTCTTCCCATCTCTTTGCAGCTTCAACTTCCCAAGTCGACATAATCAAACAGAGAGAGGAAATCTACAAAAGGAAGTCAACATGAAAGGTAACTAAAAGAGAAAGTGAAAGTTTGTTATagtgagagaaagagagagaaactTGCTTATGGTCAAGTTGATTTGAATTGtgattctctctcttctttctatTATCTCCGGCGGCCGGAAAAAGTTAACGGCGGCGGAGGGAATGACGTCAGGTTTTGTGTATTACTGATGATGTTGCCGTTAAATCACGCGTCAGCTTGTTTGACCGGCTATCTGACAAATATTTCAGGGGGTTGTTTGgtaatagtaaaataataatttgtttggtCTAAATTCTTTTATGAAGAAAGGGAGTTTGGtctaaattattgttttttttcatttaataatattatttgactttgattattcttaaattataatttattttactgacttataatattatatttttatataacagtTTTTAAAAACACTCAAAAGACTTTAAtgtttgtacaaattattttttatggttTGTGTCcggtatatatttttaaaatggttgaaaaaataaatattattaaatttattaatatatatatataattaaattatttaattaaaaaaattatatttaatgtcTAAATTCGAGCTGAATTTCAAATAGGGtaaggacttgtttgatgaatgaattattaggataaaatctaatttttatctcaaaacttaACCATTACATCATCAAtctaatctatttatttatctcttaaaatattaaaattatcctttacattttttaatataaattaattattaaataaaaatttagaaaaataaaaaatattttggttaaaaataaataaaaccatgTTTTTcctacttttaataaaaaaaacaaaaaaaaaaacagacaAAACCAAAAAACCACCTCCTCAAACAAGGCTTTAGGTTATTCGGGATGTAGTGATTATTGaagattttcatgtttttttttaaatatatatgttacaataatttttttaaaatctactttttatgattaaaagttaaaatattatttattttttaagataaattaattttatataattaaataaatttggataattttaataattaaattattgaagtgattgatgaaataatggttgagttttaaaataaaattttgaaaaactcaaaaaaaaaactaactacTTCATCAAACTAgtcctaataaaatattttaactaaaataagtATAATACAGATCATAAAATAACAAGTATTGTTTAAAGGAATAGAAGTCTTACAAGTTCAATTAATATTgagaatatttttaatgaaatgaaaggacatgtttaatttacattaacaatgttttgaatgaaataaatgaacataGGTGTGTAGTATCATACTAGCTAgcttatttaatgaataaatcatattttttttaaaatatatatatataatagtctAAAATCCCATTGTGTGATTTTCAAAGTTAGAGGACTTGTTTGAGTAATTGGCTTGATTGGAGGGTTTGATtggatatttatatttaattgtgggACTCAATTAAAACAATTGGAAGAATTAGGAGGCACTTAAAACAAATGTATGTGAAAACAATcaattaagaatccaaaatgtaggagttttattccaagggtttttattttattttaattaaagagttATTTTGATTAGTAAGATGAGAAAAAGTCACTTATATAATGAAGCTTGTAAGTTTAGTGGTAAATGGTAAAATTTTGTGAATATGTCCTTTTATTAGGTAAATAAACTATGATTATGAATAAGGCCTCGTGAAAGAGTGGTTAATAGAttgttttttttgggttttttctaaaaaaatattgtttattaaaattaagaaaaaaaatggtttttaaattttgtttttaccaaattatattttctctatatttttatttaataattaatctatattaaaaattaaatgataattttgatatttaaattgataaaatgattATTAGATATTTAATATGATACTtgaattttgggataaaaactttgttttatctcaataatcaaaatcaaataaacccttaGGGTAACGTAAAATCTgaaataattgtatttaaaaataaaattctctaatataataaaattaataagttcATATTATCAACTGTAATAAATATCTTGGATCAAATTACTTGAATCCAACTAAATCATAGAATGagatattttattcattaaatattgtCCACAATGAATTGAAGAAATCCACTATAAAGGCATTAAAGAAAaagtcataatatatataatccatgacagatttcttataaaaaaatatacaatacttattaaataagttaataaaactcatttattttaatagtaatTTGTTTggtaaataaatgataaatgtCACCAAATTAATTGTGAGAAAAGTTATGAACTTAAGTGCGTATGATccgtttttttattattttttatataaaaaaaatattttatcattttgaccatcaaatttcttattttatcaactaaaatattaaaatattatatttatttatttattaaatttatattttaaatacaaaccaacattttagtaattaaaccaattaaaactcaaataatttgtttttttaatcaatatattatttagaaagaaaataatccaaaaaaaaGAACCCTAAAAATCAAGATCAAATAAGTTCATAGATGCTGTCCAAAATACCTAATAATCTAgccaaatataaaatttgttcaTCTCAATCTCTCAAACATGTCTCTTCAACTTTCAATACTTAGTAGAAAAAATTCAACTTCAAGTTATCTCTTTAGAGTTGTCATAAATACAGAAAAGAGTACGGAAAAAGCAAAAGAAGCTCGGAGCCACCCCACCCCGGACAAGAGAATGTCAAGGTGGTCAAAAAATTCTATATCGAAGTCCTTAAGACAAATGAAAGTCACAACGAACACGTGAATGAGAACTAAATTGATCTCGATCCCACCAAGCTTGAAACTGAGGTCCTTCTCCCACTGATTA includes:
- the LOC124941325 gene encoding extra-large guanine nucleotide-binding protein 3-like → MSTWEVEAAKRWEEALRRMLPVGAPLPDEEHLDYSIAVEYDGPPVSYTVPRVDPIEFESVSIQTASIVSGSDFPSLVPVAVPISFPNKVPQSSRVRNGGGSVVSQTNDFRTEDLDSRGGREEAEEAEEEDRLGSPTVDPIGNQEGRRAHIVTFDTDRDEEDGEEDGDVSSPRSSVTDSVASPIAVRKRENWLQRRSGTCSRCQRPSRLREREVCIVCDARYCNNCVLKAMGSMPEGRKCVPCIGLPIDESRRSSLGKCSRMLSKVCSTLEVQLIMKAERECPANQLRPEQLFVNGRQLRQEELGEILGCQNPPQKLKPGRYWYDKDSGLWGKEGEKPDRIITSKLNVGGKLRTDSSNGNTKVFINGREITKTELRVLKLAKVQCPRDTHFWVYDDGSYEEEGQNNIKGNIWSKASTRFFSSLLSLPVPPTNPVLPKEDPTAYSGRSLPDHLDHGRTYKVLLTGLEGCGTSTIFKQAKFLYDIKFSTEELHNIKLMIQSNMYKYLSVILEGRERFEDEALEMQKATTVDAENSGPGETSGSKSELCVYSINSRLKHFSDWLLNIMATGDMDAFFPAATREYAPVVDEIWKDTAIQETYKRREELHNLPDVSKYFLDQAVEISSNDYEPSEKDILYAEGVTPSHGLSFIEFSFDDHSPMSEVFNENFESQLPLTRYQLIRLNSKGLLEGCKWLQMFEDVRVIVFCVSLSDYDQMWAPQGTTTVPLQNKLLASRDLFENLVKHPSFGNTLIVLVLNKYDSFEEKVNRVPITVCEWFKDFNPLKPHSNNSQLANQAYYYMAVKFKELYSYLTGGRKLFVWQTKARERASVDEALKYIREVVKWDEGKDDNLMGSGGGDDSIYSTEISSSPYIRQE